In Geminocystis sp. NIES-3708, a single window of DNA contains:
- a CDS encoding DUF3177 family protein, whose translation MEEALLKSLVWTNYKLFILLCLILPLILSIWGLLAQIPSIQRLLVIFWRVASLMAIAIYLFIPVWQVGYLAWFLAHIFVVISLWFWVDINDEIKDLPKTALKFMVTAWRWAISFYGTISAISFIPFLPCAFSPDASVEISCRVWLEAPWHFKTWFHPNATPGFLGFLGMTGLIIYGIYFFYFLTFRLIKQGRIALEQ comes from the coding sequence ATGGAAGAAGCGTTACTAAAATCATTAGTGTGGACTAATTATAAATTGTTTATTTTATTATGTTTAATTTTGCCTTTAATTCTCTCTATTTGGGGATTATTAGCTCAAATTCCTTCTATACAACGTTTATTAGTAATTTTTTGGCGTGTAGCTAGTTTAATGGCTATTGCTATCTATTTATTTATTCCTGTATGGCAAGTGGGATATTTAGCATGGTTTTTAGCTCATATATTTGTAGTCATTAGCTTATGGTTTTGGGTTGATATTAACGATGAAATTAAAGATTTACCAAAAACTGCTCTGAAATTTATGGTTACGGCATGGCGTTGGGCAATCAGTTTCTATGGTACTATTAGTGCGATCTCGTTTATTCCTTTTTTACCCTGTGCTTTTTCCCCTGATGCTAGTGTTGAAATTTCTTGTCGAGTATGGTTAGAAGCACCTTGGCATTTTAAAACTTGGTTTCATCCTAATGCCACTCCTGGATTTTTAGGCTTTTTAGGAATGACAGGCTTAATTATTTATGGTATTTACTTTTTCTACTTTTTAACTTTTCGACTCATTAAACAGGGTAGAATTGCCTTAGAACAATAA
- a CDS encoding Calvin cycle protein CP12: protein MTNIQEKIQEELKEAREVCDVNGKDSPECAAAWDAVEELQAEASHQKDNEPHKTSLEQYCDDNPDAAECRLYED, encoded by the coding sequence ATGACGAATATACAAGAAAAAATTCAAGAAGAATTAAAAGAAGCTAGGGAGGTATGTGATGTCAACGGAAAAGACTCTCCTGAATGTGCAGCTGCTTGGGATGCAGTAGAAGAGTTACAGGCGGAAGCATCTCATCAAAAAGACAATGAGCCTCATAAAACATCTTTAGAGCAATATTGTGATGATAACCCAGACGCTGCTGAATGTCGTCTTTACGAAGATTAA